A stretch of Candidatus Dormiibacterota bacterium DNA encodes these proteins:
- the ctaD gene encoding cytochrome c oxidase subunit I gives MAVMDAPLPRARATSPWDKNKGLISWLTTVDHKKLGILYLYTTFFFFLVGGIMALLVRIQLAEPQNKFLTPAQYNQIFTMHGTTMIFLWIIPVFAGFGNYVVPLMIGARDMAFPRINALSYWLIPLGGLTMYAGFLFGGTGDAGWTGYVPLTERQYSPSVGQDLWILGLHTLGLSSMLGGINFLVTLHNMRAKGLTFFRLPLFCWAQEVTQALVVLASPFLAGALLMVLLDRQAGASFFAVNHGGSALLYQLMFWFYSHPAVYIMVLPAFGIISEIIPVFSRKPIFGYRAMAYSMSAIAVLGFVVFVHHMFVTGLPIAVQTFFSATSMIIGVPTGVKIFNWAATLWGGSIRYDTPMLYAVGFLLLFLVGGVDGVYLGSLAVDYSLHGTYWVVGHIHYVLFGGSVFGVFAGVYYWFPKMTGRFLNEFLGKLQFWVMFIGMNLAFMPMHVLGLLGMPRRISTYDDHKGWGDWNSVSTMGAFLIAASVAIFLINFFISMRAPKNAPADPWEGDTLEWATTSPPPVYNFEVIPEVRSARPVRDMRRAARKVTA, from the coding sequence ATGGCGGTGATGGATGCCCCGCTGCCGCGGGCCCGGGCCACGTCCCCCTGGGACAAGAACAAGGGTCTGATCTCGTGGCTGACCACCGTCGACCACAAGAAGCTCGGCATCCTCTACCTGTACACCACCTTCTTCTTCTTCCTGGTCGGCGGGATCATGGCCCTGCTGGTGCGCATCCAGCTGGCCGAGCCGCAGAACAAGTTCCTGACCCCGGCGCAGTACAACCAGATCTTCACGATGCACGGCACCACGATGATCTTCCTCTGGATCATCCCCGTCTTCGCCGGCTTCGGGAACTACGTCGTGCCGCTGATGATCGGCGCCCGGGACATGGCCTTCCCACGCATCAACGCCCTGTCCTACTGGCTGATCCCGCTCGGCGGCCTGACCATGTACGCGGGGTTCCTCTTCGGCGGCACCGGTGACGCCGGCTGGACCGGCTACGTGCCCCTCACCGAGCGGCAGTACAGCCCCTCGGTCGGCCAGGACCTCTGGATCCTCGGACTGCACACCCTCGGCCTCTCGTCGATGCTCGGCGGCATCAACTTCCTGGTCACCCTCCACAACATGCGCGCCAAGGGCCTGACCTTCTTCCGGCTGCCGCTGTTCTGCTGGGCGCAGGAGGTGACCCAGGCGCTGGTGGTGCTGGCCTCGCCCTTCCTCGCCGGCGCGCTGCTGATGGTGCTCCTCGACCGCCAGGCCGGCGCCAGCTTCTTCGCGGTGAACCACGGCGGCAGCGCCCTGCTCTACCAGCTGATGTTCTGGTTCTACTCACATCCGGCGGTCTACATCATGGTCCTGCCGGCGTTCGGGATCATCAGCGAGATCATCCCGGTCTTCTCTCGAAAGCCGATCTTCGGGTACCGAGCGATGGCGTACTCGATGTCGGCGATCGCCGTGCTCGGCTTCGTGGTCTTCGTCCACCACATGTTCGTCACCGGCCTGCCGATCGCGGTGCAGACCTTCTTCTCGGCGACCTCGATGATCATCGGGGTGCCCACCGGGGTGAAGATCTTCAACTGGGCGGCGACCCTGTGGGGAGGCAGCATCCGCTACGACACGCCGATGCTCTACGCCGTCGGCTTCCTCCTCCTCTTCCTGGTGGGCGGCGTCGACGGCGTCTACCTGGGCAGCCTGGCGGTCGACTACTCCCTGCACGGCACCTACTGGGTGGTCGGCCACATCCACTACGTGCTCTTCGGCGGCAGCGTCTTCGGGGTCTTCGCCGGCGTCTACTACTGGTTCCCGAAGATGACCGGCCGCTTCCTCAACGAGTTCCTCGGCAAGCTCCAGTTCTGGGTCATGTTCATCGGCATGAACCTCGCCTTCATGCCCATGCACGTTCTCGGCCTGCTGGGGATGCCGCGCCGGATCAGCACCTACGACGATCACAAGGGCTGGGGCGACTGGAACTCGGTCTCCACCATGGGCGCCTTCCTGATCGCCGCCTCGGTGGCCATCTTCCTCATCAACTTCTTCATCAGCATGCGCGCCCCCAAGAACGCCCCCGCGGATCCCTGGGAGGGCGACACCCTGGAGTGGGCGACCACGTCTCCGCCCCCGGTCTACAACTTCGAGGTGATCCCCGAGGTGCGCAGCGCCCGCCCGGTGCGGGACATGCGCCGGGCCGCGAGGAAGGTCACCGCATGA
- a CDS encoding COX15/CtaA family protein produces the protein MTSVPLGAGSATGATTVDGGGSERVLRAPSRALRRLAVAASAATYLLIVAGGVVRVSGSGLGCGIRGQDWPLCHGRLVPPADLATVIEFSHRMLATLSTVLVVSLAVVAWTRYRHLRRVTLPVTAVVVLLVVQILLGAVTVELRLPGEVVLVHLANALLLLGVLLYAAVQTYADTSGAPRAAADPARAAAVRRLTWAAAATYVLVLSGALVVANGAGWACAGWPLCGNGFQLEGGTYATYNLLHRGVAGVVAVVLLLAVHGVVRTHRGVRPVRLASLLVMLLLLAQVAAGAVLVEMRLRSATRGVHLALASALWAATAVLAIMVRPGTLRSDASATAPAQASASVHAEVAR, from the coding sequence ATGACCTCGGTCCCGCTCGGAGCGGGAAGCGCCACGGGCGCCACCACGGTGGATGGGGGGGGCTCGGAGCGGGTGCTTCGCGCGCCCTCCCGCGCGCTCCGCCGGCTCGCCGTCGCCGCCTCCGCGGCCACCTACCTGCTGATCGTGGCCGGCGGCGTGGTGCGGGTGAGCGGGAGCGGTCTCGGCTGCGGCATCAGGGGCCAGGACTGGCCGCTGTGCCACGGCCGGCTGGTGCCGCCCGCCGACCTGGCGACGGTGATCGAGTTCTCCCACCGGATGCTCGCCACCCTCTCCACCGTCCTGGTGGTGTCCCTGGCGGTGGTGGCCTGGACCCGCTACCGGCACCTCCGGCGGGTCACCCTCCCGGTCACCGCGGTGGTGGTGCTGCTCGTCGTCCAGATCCTGCTCGGCGCCGTCACCGTCGAGCTGCGCCTGCCCGGCGAGGTCGTGCTCGTCCACCTCGCCAACGCCCTGCTGCTGCTCGGCGTTCTCCTCTACGCGGCGGTGCAGACCTACGCCGACACCTCGGGCGCCCCGCGGGCGGCCGCCGACCCGGCCCGGGCGGCGGCGGTGCGCCGGCTCACCTGGGCCGCCGCCGCCACCTACGTGCTCGTTCTCAGCGGTGCCCTGGTGGTCGCCAACGGGGCGGGCTGGGCCTGCGCCGGCTGGCCACTCTGCGGCAACGGGTTCCAGCTCGAGGGCGGCACCTACGCGACCTACAACCTGCTCCACCGCGGCGTCGCCGGGGTGGTCGCGGTGGTGCTGCTGCTCGCCGTCCACGGCGTCGTGCGCACCCACCGCGGGGTCCGCCCGGTGCGGCTCGCCTCGCTCCTGGTGATGCTGCTGCTCCTCGCCCAGGTCGCCGCCGGCGCGGTGCTGGTCGAGATGCGGCTGCGCTCCGCCACCCGCGGGGTCCACCTCGCCCTGGCGTCGGCGCTGTGGGCGGCGACCGCGGTGCTGGCGATCATGGTCCGTCCGGGCACGCTGCGCTCCGACGCCTCCGCGACCGCGCCGGCGCAGGCCTCCGCATCGGTTCACGCCGAGGTGGCGCGATGA